cagcagagctcagaggttcccagtggtcagtctgcccagcagcatcaaacacagctggacgccatatttatggtctgtacatgtacaacaactactttattattaataataatgcatttatttataggtccctttcagaacaccaaggactctgtcgactaaatgaccaaaagaaaacaaactttgaaatcagacggtgcaaatgtgatcacagggaaacgttttaaacatcgaggctttaaacaaaaaccaaagtgacacagtttgtagtcgagatcagtgggaatgaagctgaataactgtttcttcaataactttgagctcttaaaaaacaaaaactagctgaaagtctggctgctcttatgaaaagtacagagaaattatgggtcgctcaacacttgtgcacaatataggagtttaaataaatctgaagaATAACTCAAAGTCCTACAATCATACTGATAAAATCATCTACAGCTAACTATCCAAGTGGATTTGTTTAAGACagctccatctgctggtggCCCTCTGCAGGTGCATGAAAGGGGCGTGTTTATATTGAAAGTAGTAGAGAAAGTAAACCCCACGGGAAGGAGGAGGACTCTCAGCAGCTTCCAGCTCATATTCAGACATTTGACttctcactgaaagcagcaagtTTGAGTGTCTGTACCTTAGTTAGAAGAGATAACATGTCAGTAGTAATTAGAGTTGATTGAGCAATGCTGTCCTTGTAAtgtagtttattatttttatggacaagtccagtttttctgtagagcctctcaagttggtgacagcagcagtggaagttcacgtgtaaaccagagcagcaaatcaggtccaaatgtgttgttcacagtgagtGGGATCATCAGTGTGCTGCTATGTTAACCTCCTGCAGCAGGATGTGTTTGGTCAGAGAATGGATAGATCACGAAGTCATTGTTGAGTTTAGggagacagtagacagttggaggaggttcagccagttgacacacagtagataaaataactgaaggcaggagcagacacctgtatgactttccacctctcacatagattatttccctgggcagcgccacagggctggtagatgtaaacaaagctggaggagaggatttattcatctgagaaaagtcacagagttgtgtcttgatgctcaatcatccaggtacgtaaatcccaaaaagcttgattctgttcatctggatgttttcagtgggagaaacgtttcatcatcatcaggtgacttcttcagtctcagctgactgcaggtttcaatctcataaacaggacatttgtatgactgaaaccagcccactgaaggaacaatgggctgggaggtcagttcattgatcattggtacgcatattgtcaggaccattgatcaatggttgttgatcaatggtcatgagtccagttcacagagagctggggaatggctgcaatcacagcatgtaagatggtgacagttgtacccttaggcccctcctccattcagagatggtctttccttttcacataaatggcctccttgactccgccctcaaaccagcgttcacatttactcaggaccttcttgatgtgaagttcttctgcttcgctggctgctgtgtctgtggggatggtgtttgttctgtgttgtagcgccctgatgacgcccagtttgtgccccagtggatgatgagagtcaaaccttaaatactgatctgtatgcgtaaacagagtgaacctttaagaccagttgtctgtacgatcaactcagtcacctgaaacatctccaagtttctggctttgatcatcaacctgttggtagttcagctctgaacaccagtgaaatgtttctcccactgaaatcgctgcattcatatgaacagaatcaacgcTTTGGGATCATGGAGTTGTGGACAAAGTCTCAGTTAATCAGATAAAGTCaaacctataattggtaaagagTTCGTGGATGATATGCCCCTTGATCGTAAAGAAGTGGATGTTGTGTGGACTAAAGTTCAGAGTGGTgggtcattcataaatattctgttccagctgctggaggacaacatcatcacttttgtgaagaacgagctgaagaagatccagaaggctctgaatccaaataagccccagtgcttggagtttcagagggaggatgatgagcagaggagaaacagcagagatgcatttgtgaagatcacagtggacttcctgaggagaatgaagcaggaggagctggctgaccgtctgcagagacgtaagaggatttatctaaagatttaagctgctggataaatgagacacttgtgacaccagtgtgttcagtcatttctcagtgggtcagaaattgtcatcagcattttgtaaaatatgattgttaaagttgtatttttattattattattcagaacttccagctgcagtttgtcatcgtaaccttaaatccaccctgaagaagaagttccagtgtgtgtttgagggcatcgctaaagcaggaaacccaaccctcctgaatcagatctacacagagctctacatcacagagggagggactgcagaggtcaatgatgaacatgaggtcagacagattgaaacagcatccaggaaaccacacagaccagaaacaaccatcagacaagaagacatctttaaagcctcacctggaagagatgaaccaatcagaacagtgctgacaaagggagtagctggcattgggaaaacagtcttaacacagaaatacagcctggactgggctgaagacaaagccaaccaggacatccagttcatatttccattcactttcagagagctgaatgtgctgaaagaggaaaagttcagcttggtgggacttgttcatcacttctttactgaaaccaaagaagcaggaatctgcagctttgaagacttccaggttgtgttcatctttgatggtctggatgagtgtcgacttcctctggacttccacaaaactacaatcctaactgaccctagaaagtccacctcagtggatgtgctgctgataaacctcatcagggggaaactgcttccctctgctcgcctctggataaccacacgacctgcagcagccaatcagatccctcctgactgtgttggcatggtgacagaggtcagagggttcactgacccacagaaggaggagtacttcaggaagagattcggAGATtcggagcaggccagcaggatcatctcccacatcaagacatcacgaagcctccacatcatgtgccacatcccagtcttctgctggatcactgctacagttctggaggatgtgctggaaaccagagagggagcagagctgcccaacaccctgactgagatgtacatccacttcctggtggttcaggccaaagtgaagaaggtcaagtatgatggaggagctgagacagatccacactggagttcagagagcaggaagatgatggagtctctgggaaaactggcttttgatcagctgcagaaaggaaacctgatcttctatgaatcagacctgacagagtgtggcatcgatatcagagcagcctcagtgtactcaggagtgttcacacagatctttaaagaggagagaggactgtaccaggacaaggtgttctgcttcatccatctgagtgttcaggagtttctggctgctcttcatgtccatctgaccttcatcaactctggactcaatctgctggaacaacaacaaacaacctccaAGAAATCTAAATTATTTAACAAACCAAACCTAcaatctctccaccagagtgctgtgaacaaggccttacagagtcca
Above is a genomic segment from Maylandia zebra isolate NMK-2024a unplaced genomic scaffold, Mzebra_GT3a scaffold11, whole genome shotgun sequence containing:
- the LOC143416111 gene encoding protein NLRC3-like, whose translation is MPLDRKEVDVVWTKVQSGGSFINILFQLLEDNIITFVKNELKKIQKALNPNKPQCLEFQREDDEQRRNSRDAFVKITVDFLRRMKQEELADRLQRQLPAAVCHRNLKSTLKKKFQCVFEGIAKAGNPTLLNQIYTELYITEGGTAEVNDEHEVRQIETASRKPHRPETTIRQEDIFKASPGRDEPIRTVLTKGVAGIGKTVLTQKYSLDWAEDKANQDIQFIFPFTFRELNVLKEEKFSLVGLVHHFFTETKEAGICSFEDFQVVFIFDGLDECRLPLDFHKTTILTDPRKSTSVDVLLINLIRGKLLPSARLWITTRPAAANQIPPDCVGMVTEVRGFTDPQKEEYFRKRFGDSEQASRIISHIKTSRSLHIMCHIPVFCWITATVLEDVLETREGAELPNTLTEMYIHFLVVQAKVKKVKYDGGAETDPHWSSESRKMMESLGKLAFDQLQKGNLIFYESDLTECGIDIRAASVYSGVFTQIFKEERGLYQDKVFCFIHLSVQEFLAALHVHLTFINSGLNLLEQQQTTSKKSKLFNKPNLQSLHQSAVNKALQSPNGHLDLFLRFLLGLSLQTNQSLLRGLLTQTGSSSQTNQETVQYIKEKLSENLSAEKSINLIHCLNELNDRSLVEEIQQSLRSGSLSTDKLSLDQC